From one Aquicella lusitana genomic stretch:
- the rodA gene encoding rod shape-determining protein RodA: MLLDILRIKLKKPQHDTRYRTFWQYIHIDITLLTFLLLLAAAGLFILFSASSQNPRAIELQIARLMLAFFIMFVVAQISPATLQRLAPWLYLLGLTLLITVLVIGRIGKGAQRWLDLGIVHFQPAELMKLAIPLLLAWYYHRIHLPLTTRSVLVAIPIIFIPAFLTAKQPDLGTAILLAIAGSSVLFLAGLSWRIITSALTLLIVCVPFAWYVLHDYQRQRVLTFLNPERDPLGAGYHIIQSKIAIGSGGWFGKGWLNGTQSNLHFLPEHSTDFIFAVCGEEFGFVGNMILIVLYMLVVLRGLYITINAQDTFTRLLAGSITFTFFVSFFINMGMVTGILPVVGIPLPLVSYGGSSMVTMMISFGMLMSIQTHRKLVTT; this comes from the coding sequence ATGTTACTCGACATTCTCCGAATAAAATTGAAAAAACCCCAGCATGACACGCGTTATCGTACATTCTGGCAATATATCCATATCGATATCACGCTGCTCACTTTCCTGCTGCTGCTCGCCGCTGCGGGACTTTTCATCCTCTTTAGCGCCAGCAGTCAAAATCCGCGCGCCATTGAATTGCAAATCGCACGATTAATGCTAGCTTTCTTTATCATGTTTGTGGTCGCGCAAATTTCGCCTGCCACCTTACAGCGATTAGCGCCATGGCTTTATCTGCTGGGTCTTACTCTGCTCATTACGGTGCTGGTTATTGGCCGCATAGGCAAAGGCGCGCAGCGCTGGCTGGACTTGGGGATTGTACACTTTCAACCGGCTGAATTAATGAAGCTTGCCATTCCGCTTTTACTGGCGTGGTATTATCACCGTATCCACCTTCCCCTAACGACCCGATCGGTTCTCGTTGCCATTCCTATCATTTTCATTCCCGCTTTTCTCACTGCCAAACAACCCGACCTGGGCACTGCTATCTTGCTTGCCATTGCGGGCAGCAGTGTCTTATTTCTTGCCGGTTTAAGCTGGCGAATCATTACTTCAGCACTCACCCTACTCATCGTTTGTGTTCCCTTTGCCTGGTATGTACTACATGATTATCAACGCCAGCGTGTGCTGACGTTTCTGAATCCAGAACGGGATCCCTTAGGCGCAGGCTACCACATTATTCAATCTAAGATCGCCATTGGCTCAGGCGGATGGTTTGGAAAAGGCTGGTTAAATGGTACTCAGTCGAACTTGCACTTTTTGCCCGAACATTCGACTGATTTTATTTTTGCCGTTTGCGGAGAAGAGTTCGGCTTTGTAGGTAATATGATTCTAATTGTACTTTATATGCTGGTTGTATTGCGCGGATTATATATTACAATCAATGCGCAGGATACCTTTACGCGTCTCTTGGCCGGCAGTATTACGTTTACTTTTTTTGTTTCTTTTTTCATAAACATGGGAATGGTGACCGGCATCCTGCCCGTGGTAGGCATTCCCTTGCCGCTGGTTAGTTATGGCGGATCATCCATGGTGACGATGATGATAAGTTTCGGTATGCTGATGTCTATACAAACGCATAGAAAATTAGTGACTACTTAA
- the rseP gene encoding RIP metalloprotease RseP produces the protein MLQVLLSILGILLTIFFVIGTHEAAHFITARLLKVKVLRFSIGFGKSLARWYDKKGTEYVLALIPLGGYVKMLDEREGDVAPEEVHLAFNRQPFYKKFLIVLAGPAANIFCAFILYWLIFMIGFVNIRPIIGEVAPGSIAANGGLKMKQEIIRVDDRKTSNWTSVLFRILAHAGNQDQLKVETRDPASNKTQTHLLDLTAWDMDELSPDPLNSLGIKPYEPVVPLVIGVIAEASPAAASPLKTGDLIIALDKKKVNDWSQVLNATLNHPGETIRFTVERQGKQITFPVNIGYKRNLLFQKYGYLGIGPDFTWPENMMHKIQYGPIQALGAAGQQIIDFTYFNLLLFGKMVTGKLSLQSLGGPITIFETAGTALNYGLLSFLGFLAFLSITIGIINILPIPGLDGGHLVIQTVEFLIQRTVPERIIIFLYYMGFTLILFVLIQALVNDLLRLM, from the coding sequence ATGCTCCAAGTATTACTTTCCATTCTGGGGATCTTGTTAACCATTTTTTTTGTCATTGGAACCCACGAAGCGGCGCATTTTATTACAGCCCGTTTATTAAAGGTCAAAGTACTACGCTTCTCGATCGGTTTTGGTAAATCACTGGCGCGCTGGTATGACAAAAAAGGCACAGAATATGTGCTCGCACTTATCCCGCTTGGCGGATACGTCAAGATGCTGGATGAGCGTGAAGGCGACGTTGCCCCAGAAGAAGTCCATCTTGCCTTTAATCGCCAGCCATTTTACAAAAAATTTCTGATTGTGCTAGCAGGTCCCGCCGCCAATATTTTCTGCGCTTTCATTTTATATTGGCTCATTTTCATGATCGGTTTTGTCAATATCCGTCCAATCATTGGCGAAGTAGCGCCGGGCTCGATCGCGGCAAACGGCGGGCTTAAAATGAAACAGGAAATTATTCGCGTTGATGACAGAAAAACATCCAACTGGACAAGCGTTTTATTTCGTATTCTTGCGCATGCTGGCAATCAGGATCAACTAAAAGTCGAAACGCGTGATCCAGCCAGTAATAAAACACAAACACACCTGCTGGATTTAACCGCCTGGGACATGGATGAATTATCGCCTGACCCGCTGAACAGTCTTGGCATCAAGCCCTACGAACCTGTCGTTCCCCTGGTCATCGGTGTGATTGCCGAAGCTTCTCCTGCTGCGGCATCGCCTTTAAAAACGGGCGATCTCATTATTGCCCTCGATAAAAAGAAAGTGAATGACTGGTCTCAGGTCTTGAATGCCACCCTCAATCATCCTGGTGAAACAATTCGCTTTACAGTGGAAAGGCAAGGCAAACAAATAACCTTTCCGGTAAACATCGGTTATAAGCGAAACCTGCTCTTTCAAAAATACGGTTATCTTGGCATTGGACCTGACTTTACCTGGCCTGAAAACATGATGCATAAAATTCAATACGGACCCATTCAAGCCTTGGGCGCCGCAGGTCAACAGATTATCGATTTTACGTATTTCAACTTGCTGTTATTTGGAAAAATGGTCACAGGGAAATTATCACTACAAAGTCTTGGCGGGCCCATTACGATTTTTGAAACCGCCGGCACTGCCTTAAATTATGGCTTGCTTTCATTTCTCGGATTTCTGGCTTTTTTAAGCATCACGATTGGTATCATTAATATCCTCCCCATCCCCGGACTGGATGGCGGTCATTTAGTTATCCAGACTGTGGAGTTTCTCATTCAACGCACAGTACCGGAACGCATTATTATTTTTTTGTATTACATGGGGTTTACGCTGATCCTGTTCGTGCTCATTCAAGCACTGGTAAATGATCTATTAAGATTGATGTGA
- a CDS encoding septal ring lytic transglycosylase RlpA family protein, producing MSRHPRGALLVLFLMLLLSSCSHVGKKDGPPNFYVDETKIPNAVPKPEPRAKYGNMTSYRVFGKRYYTLKSSKNYEAVGTASWYGTLFHDRRTSSGEPYDMLGMTAAHKTLPLPTYVEVTNLKNKRKIIVKVNDRGPFEGNRLIDLSYVAAKKLGMLGHGTALVKVKAINPRTYERDQFFVASRQAKHKKQFAENNKRDFLLTEDPLLPENKSAQSVYLQVGAFRNKSRAEKLKQRLIALLEAPVKISSPSASGKFYRVKVGPIKDVAMEDKITHRLKGMGIKPNKTNDG from the coding sequence ATGAGCAGGCACCCCCGTGGTGCCTTATTGGTTCTTTTTTTGATGCTGTTGCTGAGCAGCTGCAGTCACGTAGGCAAGAAAGACGGGCCGCCTAATTTTTATGTGGATGAAACCAAGATCCCTAACGCCGTACCTAAACCCGAACCCCGAGCCAAATACGGCAATATGACTTCCTACCGCGTTTTTGGTAAACGCTACTATACACTGAAATCCAGCAAAAACTATGAAGCGGTCGGCACTGCTTCCTGGTATGGAACGCTGTTCCACGACCGGCGCACGTCAAGCGGTGAACCGTACGACATGTTAGGCATGACGGCCGCGCATAAAACCTTGCCGCTTCCTACTTATGTTGAAGTCACCAATTTAAAAAACAAGCGCAAAATCATTGTCAAAGTCAATGATCGCGGCCCTTTTGAAGGCAACCGCTTGATTGATCTTTCTTATGTTGCAGCCAAGAAACTGGGTATGCTCGGGCATGGCACAGCACTGGTTAAAGTAAAAGCCATTAATCCTCGCACATACGAGCGGGATCAATTCTTTGTCGCTTCCCGTCAGGCGAAACACAAAAAGCAGTTTGCTGAGAATAATAAACGCGATTTTCTTCTCACAGAAGACCCGCTTTTGCCCGAAAATAAATCCGCCCAATCAGTGTACTTACAAGTAGGCGCATTTAGAAATAAATCGCGCGCAGAAAAACTGAAGCAGCGCCTGATTGCCCTGCTGGAAGCACCTGTCAAAATTTCCAGCCCCTCCGCCAGCGGCAAATTTTATCGTGTCAAAGTTGGCCCCATTAAAGATGTTGCCATGGAAGATAAAATTACGCATCGTTTAAAGGGTATGGGTATTAAGCCTAACAAGACGAATGACGGATAA
- the mltB gene encoding lytic murein transglycosylase B, with protein MLRFLGSHAFCTRIVTSISSILLGFALVFLSPAVYADMHFVERKDVQEFIKTMVKKNRFNKEQLVELFSKVKLRPIVVTHVKKPLEKKPWYTYQMLFVNEWRIQHGVQFWNKYETVLRKAEAVYKVPASIIVATIGIETKYGQRTGDYRVIDSLTNLAFSDSSRAPFFRRELEQFLLLAREQKLDPLKVMGSYAGAIGQPQFMPSSYRHYAVNFSGSGKTDLMNDEVDVIGSIANYYSKHGWKLNEPVAIQAATIGDRYNYLSRNNKIKEPLLAADLAKYGIIPKTKIVPENQKLKIIELQNRYSKEYWLGLHNFGVIKRYNSSDLYAMAVYQLSIYISDLRERLNNG; from the coding sequence ATGCTGCGATTTTTAGGCTCACACGCCTTCTGTACCCGGATAGTCACGTCTATCTCATCCATTCTGCTTGGGTTCGCGCTCGTCTTTTTAAGCCCAGCTGTTTATGCCGATATGCATTTTGTAGAACGCAAGGATGTCCAAGAATTCATTAAAACCATGGTGAAAAAAAATCGTTTCAACAAGGAGCAGTTGGTTGAACTTTTCAGCAAAGTCAAATTGCGCCCTATCGTTGTCACTCACGTGAAAAAACCGCTGGAAAAAAAGCCCTGGTATACTTATCAAATGCTCTTCGTGAATGAATGGCGCATTCAACATGGTGTACAATTCTGGAATAAATATGAAACTGTACTACGCAAAGCAGAAGCGGTGTATAAAGTACCAGCTAGTATTATCGTTGCCACCATTGGCATTGAAACAAAATATGGTCAACGCACGGGTGATTATCGCGTGATCGATTCGCTGACCAATCTAGCGTTTAGTGATTCCTCCCGCGCACCTTTCTTTCGCAGAGAGCTAGAGCAATTTTTATTGCTCGCTCGCGAGCAAAAACTGGATCCACTGAAGGTCATGGGGTCTTATGCTGGCGCCATTGGCCAACCGCAATTTATGCCAAGCAGCTATCGCCATTATGCGGTTAACTTTTCCGGCAGTGGCAAAACCGATCTTATGAATGATGAAGTCGATGTCATTGGCAGCATTGCCAATTACTATAGCAAACATGGCTGGAAGCTCAATGAACCCGTCGCCATCCAGGCAGCTACCATTGGCGATCGATATAATTATCTATCGCGCAATAATAAAATCAAAGAACCGCTACTTGCAGCAGATCTCGCTAAATATGGCATTATACCGAAAACCAAAATCGTACCGGAAAATCAGAAGCTGAAAATTATTGAGTTGCAAAACCGTTACAGTAAAGAATATTGGCTGGGATTGCACAATTTTGGCGTGATTAAACGCTATAATTCGAGCGACTTGTACGCAATGGCTGTTTATCAATTAAGTATTTATATTTCTGACTTGAGGGAACGACTGAATAATGGATAA
- a CDS encoding efflux RND transporter permease subunit yields the protein MKFTDLFIKRPVLATVISLFILAMGLRSIALLPVMQYPFTENAVVTVTTTYTGADPDVVAGFITTPLENSIAQASGIDYMTSSSTPGTSTINVNLLLNYDPLKALSDISTKVNAVLNQLPASSQLPVITVAVGETIDSMYIGFYSDELTNNKITDYLIRVVQPKLQAVNGVQLAEILGNRQFALRAWLDPIKLAAYGISAADVSNALAQNDFISAVGRTDGQMFIQNLTANTGLTNVEQFKKMVLKFQNGAIIRLQDVAQVDLGAQNYNTAVGFDGRDAVYVGIKVAPAANLLTVIDNIKQIFPRIQEQLPQGLNASIVYDASEYVNSSIKEVIKSLMEAFLIVTVVIFLFLGSIRSVTIPLIAIPLSIIGAFFIMLILGYSINLLSLLALVLAIGLVVDDAIIVVENVQRHMEEGKPPLQAAIIGARELANPIIAITVVLIAVYAPIGFMGGLTGALFTEFAFTLAGAVTVSAVIALTLSPMMCSKFLKMSHEGKKGFILLIDQTFEKVEHGYESILRHSLSFLPVTILFAAIILASNYFLFISSDSELAPQEDQGIIIAQATAAANASLKQTQLYSNQIYNIFKQYPETAHIFQIDGANGLNTSIVGMVLKPWDERTRTSNQLQPIIQQQLDKIAGAKTAAFQLPSLPGGGSGLPIQFVITTTDDFYKLNEVLQNVLDKAYATGIFAYIDPDLKIDQVQTNIILDRDKASELGLNMQDIGDVLGAALSEGYINYFNYAGRSYQVIPQMVRKDRLNPNNLLNYYVTAANGSSVPLSTIASLKKVIVPEAINHFQQLNSTTISAVAFPGVTMGDALGAFQKIAEEVLPEGYSTDYASQSRQFIQEGSALIVTFFFALIIIFLSLAALFESFRDPLIVLISVPMSICGAMIFVSLGIGGATLNIYSEVGLVTLIGLISKHGILIVQFANDLQKEGKSKREAVEIAARVRLRPILMTTAAMVLGVIPLITASGAGALSRYNIGLVIATGISIGTLFTLFVVPAMYLLIAQEHHAEDALGLPENPSST from the coding sequence ATGAAATTTACTGACTTGTTCATCAAACGCCCTGTACTTGCCACAGTTATTAGCCTGTTTATTCTGGCAATGGGCTTGCGTTCTATCGCCTTGCTCCCTGTCATGCAATATCCGTTTACAGAAAATGCCGTTGTGACTGTCACAACAACTTATACCGGTGCAGACCCTGATGTAGTAGCCGGCTTTATTACCACGCCGCTAGAAAATTCCATCGCACAAGCAAGCGGCATTGACTACATGACATCCAGCAGCACGCCGGGCACAAGCACCATTAACGTCAATTTGCTATTAAATTATGATCCGTTAAAAGCACTTTCGGACATTAGCACCAAAGTCAACGCCGTTCTGAACCAGCTGCCGGCCAGCTCTCAGCTGCCGGTCATCACCGTTGCGGTGGGTGAAACGATTGATTCCATGTACATTGGATTCTATAGCGATGAACTCACCAATAACAAAATCACAGATTATTTGATCCGCGTAGTCCAGCCCAAACTGCAGGCAGTCAACGGCGTACAACTGGCTGAAATCCTGGGAAACCGTCAATTCGCGCTGCGCGCCTGGCTCGATCCCATAAAACTGGCCGCCTATGGCATCTCCGCCGCGGATGTCTCCAATGCGCTTGCCCAAAATGATTTTATTTCTGCCGTTGGCCGTACAGATGGTCAGATGTTTATCCAAAACCTCACAGCGAACACAGGATTAACGAACGTCGAACAATTCAAAAAGATGGTACTGAAATTCCAGAATGGCGCCATCATCCGTCTTCAAGACGTCGCCCAAGTCGATTTGGGTGCACAGAATTATAATACCGCCGTTGGTTTTGATGGACGCGACGCGGTATACGTAGGCATCAAGGTTGCGCCCGCCGCCAATTTGCTAACAGTCATTGATAACATCAAACAGATATTTCCCCGCATTCAAGAGCAGTTACCGCAAGGGTTAAATGCGAGCATTGTTTATGATGCCAGTGAATACGTAAATAGCTCCATCAAGGAAGTCATCAAATCCTTAATGGAAGCCTTTTTAATCGTAACCGTTGTCATCTTTCTGTTTTTAGGTTCCATACGCTCCGTCACTATTCCCCTCATCGCCATTCCTCTTTCCATTATCGGCGCTTTTTTTATCATGCTGATTCTGGGTTATTCCATCAACTTGTTAAGTCTGCTCGCGCTGGTACTGGCGATCGGCCTTGTGGTCGATGACGCGATTATTGTTGTTGAAAATGTGCAACGTCACATGGAGGAAGGCAAACCGCCGCTTCAGGCGGCGATTATTGGCGCAAGAGAACTTGCCAATCCTATTATTGCCATCACTGTCGTATTAATTGCTGTCTACGCGCCCATTGGATTTATGGGCGGATTAACCGGCGCCTTGTTTACTGAATTCGCTTTCACCCTGGCAGGCGCAGTCACCGTGTCAGCAGTGATTGCGTTAACACTCTCGCCGATGATGTGTTCGAAATTTTTAAAAATGTCGCACGAGGGCAAGAAAGGATTTATTTTGCTGATCGATCAGACCTTTGAAAAAGTGGAACATGGCTACGAAAGCATACTACGTCATTCATTGAGCTTTCTGCCAGTGACGATTCTGTTTGCCGCTATTATTCTCGCGAGCAATTATTTTCTCTTCATCAGCTCCGATTCGGAATTGGCACCGCAGGAAGACCAGGGCATTATCATCGCACAGGCCACAGCCGCCGCAAACGCCTCCCTAAAACAAACCCAGCTTTATTCCAACCAGATCTATAACATTTTTAAACAATATCCTGAAACCGCGCATATCTTTCAAATTGATGGTGCAAATGGTTTAAATACCAGCATCGTGGGAATGGTATTAAAACCGTGGGACGAACGCACACGCACATCCAACCAGCTGCAACCCATCATTCAGCAGCAGCTTGATAAAATCGCCGGCGCAAAAACGGCTGCATTTCAGCTTCCCTCTCTTCCGGGCGGCGGCAGCGGTTTGCCTATCCAGTTTGTCATCACAACGACCGATGATTTTTACAAATTGAATGAAGTATTACAGAACGTACTTGATAAAGCTTATGCAACCGGCATCTTCGCCTATATTGATCCTGATCTTAAAATTGACCAAGTGCAAACTAATATTATTCTCGACCGCGACAAGGCGTCCGAGCTCGGTTTAAATATGCAAGATATAGGTGATGTACTGGGCGCGGCGCTAAGTGAGGGTTATATTAATTATTTTAATTATGCGGGACGCTCATACCAAGTCATTCCACAGATGGTCCGCAAAGACCGACTCAATCCCAATAACCTGCTCAACTATTACGTTACCGCAGCGAATGGTTCATCCGTTCCTCTGTCAACAATTGCCAGCCTGAAAAAAGTTATCGTGCCGGAAGCCATCAACCACTTTCAGCAGCTTAATTCAACTACCATTTCTGCTGTTGCTTTTCCAGGCGTCACCATGGGAGATGCATTGGGCGCCTTCCAGAAAATTGCAGAGGAGGTATTACCAGAAGGATACAGCACAGATTACGCATCACAATCGCGTCAATTCATCCAGGAAGGCTCTGCGTTAATTGTCACTTTCTTTTTTGCGCTGATTATCATTTTCCTGTCACTTGCCGCGCTTTTTGAAAGTTTTCGTGATCCGCTCATCGTGCTCATCAGTGTCCCTATGTCCATTTGCGGCGCGATGATTTTTGTGAGCCTCGGCATTGGCGGTGCAACGCTGAATATTTATTCCGAAGTAGGTCTGGTTACATTGATTGGCCTTATCAGTAAGCACGGTATCCTCATTGTACAGTTTGCCAATGACCTGCAAAAAGAAGGAAAAAGCAAGCGTGAAGCTGTGGAGATTGCCGCCCGGGTTCGCTTGCGCCCTATTTTGATGACAACGGCTGCCATGGTATTGGGCGTCATCCCGCTCATTACTGCAAGCGGCGCAGGCGCACTGAGCCGTTATAACATTGGTCTTGTCATCGCAACCGGCATCTCCATCGGCACGCTCTTTACCCTTTTTGTCGTGCCCGCAATGTATTTGTTGATCGCACAAGAACATCATGCCGAAGACGCGCTTGGCCTTCCTGAGAATCCCTCCAGCACCTGA
- a CDS encoding efflux transporter outer membrane subunit, with amino-acid sequence MHSRWMALRYSIVVVLSSYALTGCMVGPNFHSPHAPPVHSYNEFPLPAKTASVRTPGNSGKAQHYVTNKDIQAEWWTLFRSPALDALIHTGLTNSPNLAAAQAALRQAQELLNAQIGTSLYPAFNAQLAGQRQRATGLSSSTGPTGGSSGGSNVFNLFNAAVNVSYTLDIFGGARREIESLQAQVDYQQFQLIAAYLTLTSNIATTAITIASLEGQIKATRQLIKEQENQLTIINNQFRLGAIAESNVLTQQTLLDQTRATLPPLEKSLSQSKHALSVLIGEFPNQELPKFDLDKLVLPVELPISLPSALVRQRPDVRASEALLHAASAQIGVATANLFPQFTLTGSYGWTATVPSALFKSASKEWSIASQLTQPLFQGGALLAQRRAAIAAYDQAAAQYRQTVLQAFQNVADSLRALETDARTLRAQRQAEMAAYKSLKLSQDQYRLGGVSYLNLLTAQQQYQQTVIARIQAQAARYSDTVALFQSLGGGWWNRPIAACHDTVNPTQASLICP; translated from the coding sequence ATGCATTCGCGTTGGATGGCGTTACGATATTCAATCGTTGTTGTTTTATCCAGCTATGCTCTGACAGGCTGCATGGTCGGCCCTAATTTCCATTCCCCTCATGCGCCTCCCGTCCATTCTTACAATGAATTCCCGTTACCGGCTAAAACCGCCAGCGTGCGTACGCCAGGTAATAGCGGAAAAGCACAACATTATGTCACCAACAAGGATATCCAGGCTGAATGGTGGACGCTATTTCGCTCGCCCGCACTGGATGCACTCATCCATACCGGTTTAACTAACAGTCCTAACCTGGCAGCAGCCCAAGCGGCTTTACGTCAGGCGCAGGAACTCCTCAATGCACAAATAGGCACATCACTTTACCCTGCTTTTAATGCGCAGCTCGCCGGGCAACGCCAGCGAGCTACCGGTCTCTCCAGCAGCACGGGGCCTACTGGCGGATCAAGTGGTGGTTCGAACGTTTTTAATTTATTTAATGCAGCTGTAAATGTTTCCTATACGCTGGATATCTTTGGTGGGGCACGCCGGGAAATAGAAAGCCTGCAGGCACAGGTTGATTATCAGCAATTCCAATTAATTGCTGCCTATCTGACACTGACCTCCAATATCGCTACCACTGCCATTACCATTGCTTCACTGGAAGGACAAATCAAAGCGACGCGTCAATTAATTAAAGAACAGGAAAACCAGCTCACCATCATTAACAATCAATTCCGTTTAGGCGCAATTGCCGAATCCAATGTACTGACGCAGCAAACGCTGCTTGATCAAACACGCGCAACATTGCCGCCACTTGAAAAAAGTTTATCGCAGTCAAAACACGCGCTTTCCGTGCTAATCGGTGAATTTCCTAATCAGGAACTGCCCAAGTTTGATCTGGATAAATTGGTACTGCCTGTGGAGTTACCCATCAGTCTGCCTTCTGCTCTTGTACGGCAGCGCCCTGATGTGCGGGCTTCCGAAGCACTATTACACGCCGCAAGTGCCCAGATTGGCGTTGCAACGGCAAACTTATTTCCACAGTTTACCTTGACTGGCAGCTATGGCTGGACAGCAACCGTACCTTCCGCCCTGTTTAAATCTGCGAGCAAGGAATGGAGTATCGCAAGTCAATTAACGCAACCGCTTTTTCAGGGCGGCGCCCTGCTCGCTCAACGCCGAGCCGCGATTGCCGCCTATGATCAGGCAGCGGCGCAATATCGCCAGACCGTACTACAAGCATTTCAAAATGTTGCTGACTCGCTGCGGGCACTCGAAACCGACGCGCGCACCTTGCGTGCACAACGGCAGGCTGAAATGGCCGCTTACAAGAGTTTGAAATTATCGCAAGATCAGTATCGATTGGGTGGTGTCAGTTACCTCAATCTACTCACTGCCCAGCAGCAATATCAGCAAACCGTTATAGCGCGCATCCAAGCGCAGGCAGCACGTTATAGTGATACAGTCGCCCTGTTCCAATCACTAGGCGGCGGCTGGTGGAACCGTCCGATAGCGGCATGTCATGACACTGTCAATCCCACGCAGGCTTCATTGATATGCCCCTAA
- a CDS encoding efflux RND transporter periplasmic adaptor subunit has translation MKVRLDSRMKKPMLIMLIVLGVLFGGIFLYKGVMSLLMKRFFASMENPVITVSTAKVAYSNWEPKLKAVGSMRATLGVNVTAQLGGMIQTIYFTPGATVTEGTLLVQQNADPNIAQLHALEANAELARITYERDKKQYKVKAVSKQQLDTDLQNLKSLRAQVAQQAAIVEQLTIKAPFGGRLGISKVNPGQYLNPGDTVVTLQRLDPIYADFYLPQQALARLKVGQKVNITVDAFPKKTFTGKITTINPLVQTDTRNVEVEATIANPKMELAPGMFSNVEIITDKSKPYLTVPQTAISFNPYGDIVYVVKEKKDKDGKTVLTANQVFVTTGESRGDQIMVLKGIKEGDIIVTSGQLKLKNGSYIAINNSVQPANNPSPKVSNEHDG, from the coding sequence ATGAAGGTTAGATTAGACAGCAGAATGAAAAAACCGATGTTAATCATGCTAATAGTCCTCGGCGTTCTATTCGGCGGCATTTTTCTTTATAAAGGCGTCATGTCGCTGCTGATGAAGCGTTTTTTTGCCAGCATGGAAAATCCAGTCATCACCGTTTCAACGGCAAAAGTAGCCTATTCTAACTGGGAACCTAAGTTAAAAGCGGTAGGTAGCATGCGCGCAACACTGGGCGTCAATGTCACAGCCCAGTTGGGCGGCATGATACAAACCATCTATTTTACGCCCGGCGCAACAGTGACCGAAGGAACCCTGCTGGTGCAGCAGAATGCGGATCCCAATATCGCACAACTTCATGCGTTGGAAGCGAATGCCGAACTCGCCCGTATCACCTACGAACGTGATAAAAAACAGTACAAGGTAAAAGCCGTCAGCAAACAGCAGCTGGACACCGATCTGCAAAACCTCAAAAGCTTGCGCGCGCAAGTGGCTCAACAGGCTGCTATTGTCGAACAGTTAACAATCAAAGCGCCCTTTGGCGGCCGTCTCGGTATTTCCAAAGTTAACCCAGGACAGTATCTCAATCCGGGCGATACGGTCGTCACCTTGCAACGCCTTGATCCCATTTATGCTGATTTTTATCTGCCACAACAGGCGCTCGCCCGCCTTAAAGTCGGGCAGAAAGTAAATATCACGGTCGATGCCTTTCCCAAAAAGACGTTTACCGGAAAAATTACAACCATTAATCCTCTTGTCCAGACCGATACACGCAACGTCGAAGTCGAAGCCACCATTGCCAATCCCAAAATGGAATTGGCGCCCGGCATGTTTAGCAATGTTGAAATCATTACTGACAAATCCAAACCGTATCTGACCGTTCCGCAAACCGCGATCAGCTTTAATCCCTATGGCGATATCGTCTATGTGGTAAAAGAAAAAAAGGATAAAGACGGAAAAACCGTTCTGACGGCAAACCAAGTGTTTGTCACAACTGGCGAATCCCGCGGCGACCAGATCATGGTTTTAAAGGGCATCAAGGAAGGCGATATTATTGTAACCAGCGGACAGCTTAAACTTAAAAACGGCAGCTATATTGCTATCAACAACAGTGTGCAGCCTGCGAATAATCCGTCGCCCAAAGTATCCAATGAACACGATGGATAA